A stretch of Microbulbifer bruguierae DNA encodes these proteins:
- a CDS encoding cytochrome d ubiquinol oxidase subunit II: protein MSQYAELASGDWLPVVFIDLMGLAVLIYAVLDGYDLGVGILLPMGEQDEPQRDTMIASIGPFWDANETWLVLAIGLLLIAFPTAHSIVLTNLYIPAAVMLIGLIMRGVAFDFRAKAAVDHKLAWDRTFKFGSVLTTLTQGYMLGQYVMGFDHGWPAQLFCLLSALGVTAAYTYIGAAWLVMKTEQTLQQRAVRWTRIAGRAALLGVVTVCLINPLVNPGVFDRWFTYPLVMFVLLIPTLCILGFLANDVLLGRLPKAGDRHCSLPFYTVVGIFVLSFSGLAFSFYPYIVPGQLDIWEAASARESLQFILVGAVVVVPVILLYTAFSYRVFRGKASDLHYH, encoded by the coding sequence ATGAGCCAATATGCTGAACTCGCCAGTGGTGACTGGCTGCCGGTCGTTTTTATCGATTTGATGGGATTGGCGGTGCTGATCTACGCGGTACTGGACGGCTACGATCTGGGCGTCGGCATCCTGCTGCCCATGGGCGAACAGGACGAACCCCAGCGCGACACCATGATCGCCTCCATCGGCCCCTTCTGGGATGCCAACGAAACCTGGCTGGTGCTGGCCATCGGCCTGCTGCTGATTGCCTTCCCGACGGCCCACAGCATCGTGCTCACCAACCTGTATATTCCCGCAGCGGTGATGTTGATCGGGCTCATCATGCGCGGAGTGGCATTCGACTTCCGCGCCAAGGCCGCGGTGGATCACAAGCTGGCCTGGGACCGTACCTTCAAGTTCGGCTCTGTACTCACCACTCTCACCCAGGGCTATATGCTGGGCCAGTACGTCATGGGGTTTGATCACGGCTGGCCGGCACAACTGTTCTGCCTGCTGAGCGCCCTGGGCGTTACTGCCGCCTATACCTATATCGGCGCGGCCTGGCTGGTAATGAAAACGGAACAGACATTACAGCAGCGCGCCGTGCGCTGGACCCGCATCGCCGGTCGCGCGGCGCTGCTGGGTGTTGTGACCGTATGCCTGATCAATCCGCTGGTAAACCCCGGGGTGTTTGACCGCTGGTTTACCTATCCACTGGTGATGTTCGTACTGTTGATCCCCACCCTGTGCATTCTCGGGTTCCTTGCCAATGACGTGCTGTTGGGGCGCTTACCCAAGGCCGGCGATCGCCACTGCAGCCTGCCGTTTTACACGGTGGTGGGAATTTTCGTATTGAGTTTCAGCGGGCTGGCATTCAGCTTTTACCCGTACATCGTCCCCGGCCAGCTGGATATCTGGGAGGCCGCCAGCGCGCGGGAATCCCTGCAATTTATTCTGGTGGGCGCGGTGGTGGTGGTGCCGGTCATCCTGTTGTACACCGCGTTTTCCTACCGGGTATTTCGCGGCAAGGCGAGTGACCTGCACTACCATTGA
- a CDS encoding cytochrome ubiquinol oxidase subunit I, whose translation MLDTLILSRIQFAANISFHILFPTITIALCWILFFFKLRFDLTGNPVWMRAYRFWVKVFALTFALGVVSGITMSFQFGTNWPGFMEKVGNIAGPLLGYEVLTAFFLEATFLGIMLFGIKRVSSRVHTLSALIVAVGTTLSAFWILALNSWMQTPAGYEIRDGVVHASNWLEVIFNPSFPYRLAHMLLASGLTAAFFVAGLSAYRLLKGDEKQAPRLALKTGLVLAAVLAPLQAFVGDLHGLNTFEHQPQKIAAMEGVWETEQGAPLLLFAIPDEEERRNHWSIGIPGLASLILTHKTDGEIRGLNDFDGNHPPVKPLFFGFRIMVGVGLLMLAVAWVGCYLLRRREALPRWMLKLLVAMTFSGWVATLAGWYVTEVGRQPWLVTGILKTADAVTPVAPANVGFSLTLYLVTYVLLMWAYIHTLKVMALKSVNVEEFETAEPVADGSLTNLPENTTTARQQHPQGGTQ comes from the coding sequence ATGCTCGATACCCTGATCCTGTCGCGGATTCAGTTCGCGGCCAACATCAGTTTTCATATTCTCTTTCCCACGATCACCATTGCACTCTGCTGGATTCTGTTCTTTTTCAAATTGCGCTTTGACCTCACCGGCAATCCAGTGTGGATGCGGGCCTACCGCTTCTGGGTAAAAGTATTTGCCCTGACCTTTGCCCTCGGTGTAGTAAGCGGAATTACCATGTCGTTCCAGTTCGGCACCAACTGGCCGGGCTTTATGGAAAAGGTCGGCAATATTGCCGGGCCCCTGCTGGGCTACGAAGTGCTCACCGCCTTTTTTCTGGAGGCTACATTCCTCGGCATCATGCTGTTCGGGATCAAGCGGGTGTCGAGCCGTGTACATACACTGAGCGCCCTGATCGTGGCCGTGGGCACCACCCTTTCCGCCTTCTGGATTCTCGCGCTCAACTCGTGGATGCAAACCCCCGCCGGATACGAGATTCGCGATGGTGTGGTCCACGCCAGTAACTGGCTGGAAGTCATTTTCAACCCCTCGTTCCCCTATCGTCTTGCCCATATGCTGTTGGCCTCAGGGCTGACCGCCGCCTTCTTTGTTGCCGGTCTCTCCGCTTATCGCCTGCTGAAGGGCGATGAAAAACAGGCGCCGCGGCTGGCGCTCAAAACCGGACTGGTACTGGCCGCGGTACTGGCGCCACTGCAGGCTTTCGTCGGCGACCTCCACGGGCTGAATACTTTCGAACACCAGCCGCAAAAGATCGCGGCGATGGAAGGCGTGTGGGAAACCGAACAGGGCGCGCCCCTGCTGCTGTTTGCAATTCCCGATGAGGAGGAACGACGCAACCACTGGAGCATCGGCATTCCCGGTCTCGCCAGCCTGATCCTCACCCATAAAACCGACGGTGAGATCCGTGGCCTGAATGACTTCGACGGCAACCATCCACCGGTGAAACCGCTGTTTTTCGGCTTCCGCATCATGGTCGGGGTCGGCCTGCTGATGCTGGCAGTCGCCTGGGTCGGCTGTTACCTGCTGCGCCGCCGTGAAGCCCTGCCGCGCTGGATGCTGAAACTGCTGGTCGCCATGACCTTCTCAGGATGGGTTGCGACACTCGCCGGCTGGTATGTCACCGAAGTCGGGCGCCAGCCCTGGCTGGTGACCGGTATTCTGAAAACCGCCGACGCGGTAACGCCGGTAGCCCCGGCCAATGTCGGGTTTTCGCTGACGCTGTATCTGGTCACCTATGTGCTGCTGATGTGGGCCTATATCCACACCCTGAAAGTCATGGCGCTCAAGTCGGTCAACGTCGAGGAATTCGAAACCGCGGAACCGGTTGCAGATGGCAGCCTCACCAACCTGCCGGAAAACACTACAACCGCCCGCCAGCAGCACCCCCAAGGAGGTACCCAATGA
- a CDS encoding GbsR/MarR family transcriptional regulator produces MKLSNQAQAFVLHFGEMGSRWGFNRTVGQMFALLTIHNAPLNADQLAEALKISRGNVSMGLKELQAWRLIELHHQPGDRKDYFTAAGSIWDLARTVFEERRKRELDPTLTLLRQLLLTDPRDEQEAKAQEKIQEVYSLLEMLDQFANTLSRLDEKDLLKLMKLGSGLSKLLELKSKATGAASRKSATGKNK; encoded by the coding sequence ATGAAACTTTCCAACCAGGCGCAAGCCTTTGTATTGCACTTTGGGGAGATGGGCAGCCGGTGGGGGTTCAATCGCACCGTGGGTCAGATGTTTGCACTGCTGACCATCCACAACGCCCCCCTGAATGCCGATCAGCTGGCCGAGGCCCTGAAGATCAGCCGCGGCAACGTCAGTATGGGGCTGAAGGAGCTGCAGGCCTGGCGCCTGATCGAATTGCACCACCAGCCCGGGGACCGCAAGGATTACTTCACCGCAGCCGGCTCCATCTGGGACCTGGCGCGCACGGTGTTCGAGGAGCGCCGCAAACGGGAACTCGACCCCACGCTCACCCTGTTGCGCCAGCTGCTGCTGACCGATCCCCGCGACGAACAGGAAGCCAAGGCCCAGGAAAAAATCCAGGAGGTCTACAGCCTGCTGGAAATGCTCGATCAGTTCGCCAATACCCTGAGCAGGCTGGATGAAAAGGATCTACTCAAGCTGATGAAACTGGGGTCCGGACTCAGCAAATTACTGGAACTCAAGTCCAAGGCTACCGGCGCCGCGTCCAGAAAATCGGCGACCGGTAAAAACAAGTAG
- a CDS encoding DUF1853 family protein, protein MTETRATPYTPAMTSHSPSDLPSGLESGLPSAKPDHWSNLRWTLSAPDIAPEFDLPWLPEQRRRALDEYFATPRVRALLEPRLLHFVQQSSSHRLGVYFENLWAFAFNHHPDYQLLARNLPIRSADKTLGELDFVVRHLPDQQLEHWEVAVKFYLQVESLWVGPGIKDRLDIKLAHMRDHQLPVVTSDSARQVLLSSDISLDRQWTRMPGRLFPMLGDTIPGPPHQHWWSTASTFQQHFASNNWHWCQLPKPCWLALCTNSILPAAPLTPLADIPLTQLTARGPICLAGFQGATEMSRGFVVADNWLARAHVHLPSG, encoded by the coding sequence GTGACGGAGACAAGGGCGACTCCCTATACTCCCGCCATGACTTCCCACTCCCCATCCGACTTGCCGTCAGGCCTTGAGTCCGGCCTTCCATCCGCCAAGCCCGATCACTGGAGCAACCTGCGCTGGACGCTGTCTGCCCCGGACATCGCCCCGGAATTCGACCTGCCCTGGCTGCCCGAACAGCGACGGCGAGCACTGGACGAATACTTCGCCACCCCCAGGGTGCGCGCGCTACTTGAACCCCGGCTACTGCACTTTGTGCAGCAATCTTCCAGCCACCGTCTCGGGGTTTACTTTGAAAATCTGTGGGCGTTTGCCTTCAACCATCATCCGGATTACCAGCTGTTGGCCCGCAACCTGCCAATCCGCAGCGCCGACAAAACACTGGGGGAACTGGATTTTGTGGTGCGCCACCTCCCCGACCAACAGCTGGAGCACTGGGAAGTTGCGGTAAAGTTTTACCTGCAGGTGGAGAGTCTCTGGGTCGGTCCCGGAATAAAGGACCGGCTGGATATCAAGCTGGCGCACATGCGTGACCATCAGCTGCCGGTGGTGACGTCAGACTCCGCACGGCAGGTGCTATTGTCGTCCGATATATCACTGGACCGGCAATGGACCCGGATGCCCGGGCGATTATTTCCAATGTTAGGTGACACCATCCCCGGTCCACCCCACCAACACTGGTGGTCCACCGCTTCCACGTTTCAGCAACATTTTGCCAGCAACAACTGGCACTGGTGCCAGCTGCCGAAACCGTGCTGGCTGGCGCTGTGCACCAACAGCATCCTGCCAGCCGCCCCGCTTACCCCGCTAGCGGATATCCCGCTGACGCAACTGACCGCGCGCGGCCCAATCTGCCTGGCCGGGTTCCAGGGCGCGACCGAAATGAGCCGTGGCTTTGTTGTTGCCGACAATTGGCTTGCCAGGGCGCACGTACACCTCCCCAGCGGTTAA
- a CDS encoding autotransporter family protein, whose protein sequence is MSFIAQKFPHFFRSSVLRIFAAGILTACLFAIPTLVRAECSPSNTGTAGPDQILCDEDNDAEGADVSSFGGNDTLDLNGGTIGTLDTGAGDDLVNINGAVVETNLLTGDGDDTVTIDVRESEIGNYFGGGLDTGAGNDHVTVLDGLIFELNTGAGNDDILLDGGFIFDYLDAGDGDDIIYWDEGIVDVIRGGDGSDYLRIDAFAYEGDAILDGGDDLTADDGYVDTLRFHLDHEIDGGLLQNWEHIIVNGSSKLRLSGNLAVGGGTADGEALGLDIRFGGIVEFLPRDFIISGDVVNAGTLWLADDRFNTLTIAAHDSGQFGNYTGRNSRLWIDTHLGRDDSPSDLLTIAGNASGQTFVRIFNRNGAGRATRGDGIKVIEVGGNAPPDTFILDGDYLGFDGQPVTVAGAYGYTLHSGGLETHDDGGWYLRSTLPDPFDGSGALIPRWQAGAVLYETYAQVIRQMNEPGTLRQRLGNRFWAATSFRDRDICCYSNGIERTIDGGGLWLRAASRYSDHAPERSTSRAEWQQDYGLVQIGSDFSFDPAVYSGRLMLGVFAQYGYGNTELDSFFGHGEIDTDSFGVGTTLTWYGSQGTYADLLAQFNWFDSDLLSYELYYLGTDNDAVGFTFSAEAGHSFKLCNFLSLTPQAQFVYAAEEIDDNRDPYHAQLKDTENGGSSLRLGLALEQRVSQRINRNMYGNLLLERFGLYAIANAYYYFDDDTEVKVSHTSMYQGRDEWWGQLGVGFTYDQCGDRCSVYGEAGYATSLENFGDSYQANLTFGFRFKW, encoded by the coding sequence GTGAGTTTTATAGCGCAGAAATTTCCGCACTTTTTTCGCTCTTCGGTTCTCAGGATATTTGCCGCCGGCATTCTGACCGCTTGCCTGTTTGCAATCCCAACCCTGGTGCGGGCTGAGTGCTCCCCATCCAACACCGGCACTGCGGGCCCCGACCAGATTCTGTGCGATGAAGACAACGACGCCGAGGGTGCAGATGTGAGCAGCTTCGGGGGCAATGACACCCTGGATCTGAATGGCGGCACCATCGGCACGCTGGATACGGGGGCCGGCGATGATCTGGTGAATATCAACGGCGCAGTCGTTGAAACCAATTTACTCACCGGCGACGGCGACGACACCGTCACCATCGACGTGCGCGAGTCCGAGATCGGCAATTATTTTGGCGGCGGCCTGGATACGGGCGCAGGCAATGATCACGTCACCGTCCTCGATGGACTCATCTTTGAACTGAATACCGGCGCCGGTAATGACGATATTCTTCTCGACGGGGGATTTATTTTTGACTATCTGGATGCCGGCGATGGCGACGACATCATTTACTGGGATGAGGGTATCGTTGACGTGATTCGCGGCGGTGATGGGTCCGATTATCTCAGGATCGATGCCTTTGCTTACGAGGGCGACGCCATACTCGATGGCGGCGATGACCTCACCGCCGATGACGGTTATGTCGATACCCTGCGGTTCCACCTGGACCATGAAATCGATGGCGGTCTGCTGCAGAACTGGGAGCACATCATCGTCAACGGCAGCTCAAAGCTACGCCTGAGTGGCAACCTGGCCGTGGGGGGCGGCACTGCCGACGGCGAAGCACTCGGGCTGGATATTCGTTTTGGCGGTATCGTGGAATTCCTGCCGCGGGATTTCATCATCTCCGGGGATGTGGTGAACGCGGGCACCCTGTGGCTGGCGGACGATCGCTTCAACACACTCACCATTGCTGCCCACGACAGTGGTCAGTTCGGGAACTACACCGGGCGCAACAGCCGCCTGTGGATCGACACCCATCTCGGCCGCGATGACTCGCCCTCGGACCTGTTGACCATTGCCGGCAACGCCAGCGGCCAGACCTTTGTGCGTATTTTCAACCGCAATGGTGCCGGGCGCGCGACCCGTGGCGACGGGATCAAAGTGATTGAAGTCGGCGGCAACGCGCCGCCGGATACGTTTATTCTGGACGGCGACTATCTGGGTTTTGACGGCCAGCCGGTGACCGTCGCCGGCGCCTACGGCTACACCCTGCACAGCGGCGGGCTGGAAACCCACGATGACGGTGGCTGGTATCTGCGCTCGACCCTGCCAGATCCGTTTGACGGCAGCGGCGCTTTGATTCCCCGCTGGCAGGCAGGCGCCGTGCTGTACGAAACCTACGCTCAGGTAATTCGCCAGATGAACGAGCCCGGCACCTTGCGCCAGCGCCTCGGCAACCGCTTCTGGGCGGCAACCAGCTTTCGCGACCGCGATATCTGCTGCTACAGCAACGGCATCGAGAGAACCATCGACGGCGGCGGCCTGTGGCTACGCGCGGCGTCCCGCTACAGCGATCACGCGCCGGAACGCTCCACCAGCCGCGCCGAGTGGCAGCAGGACTACGGTCTGGTCCAGATCGGCTCGGACTTTTCCTTCGACCCGGCGGTGTACAGCGGCCGCCTGATGCTTGGCGTGTTTGCCCAGTACGGCTACGGCAATACCGAGCTGGACAGTTTTTTCGGTCACGGCGAGATCGACACCGATAGCTTTGGCGTGGGCACCACCCTTACCTGGTATGGCAGCCAGGGCACCTATGCCGACCTGCTGGCCCAGTTCAACTGGTTCGATTCCGACCTGCTCTCTTACGAACTCTATTACCTCGGTACCGACAACGATGCCGTGGGCTTTACCTTTTCCGCCGAGGCTGGCCACAGCTTCAAGCTGTGCAATTTCCTCTCCCTCACCCCGCAGGCCCAGTTCGTCTACGCCGCCGAGGAAATCGACGATAACCGCGACCCCTACCATGCGCAACTGAAGGACACCGAGAACGGCGGCAGCTCCCTGCGCCTTGGCCTCGCGCTGGAGCAACGGGTCAGCCAGCGGATCAACCGCAATATGTACGGCAACCTGCTGCTGGAGCGCTTCGGGCTCTACGCCATCGCCAACGCCTATTACTACTTCGATGACGACACCGAAGTGAAGGTGTCCCACACCTCCATGTACCAAGGGCGGGACGAATGGTGGGGGCAGCTCGGGGTGGGGTTTACCTACGACCAGTGCGGGGACCGCTGTTCGGTGTACGGCGAGGCCGGCTACGCCACCAGTCTGGAAAACTTCGGTGACAGCTACCAGGCAAACCTGACCTTTGGTTTTCGCTTCAAGTGGTAA
- a CDS encoding OmpW/AlkL family protein, producing MKKLKLAASLALLSPALTLAQIPVSDVDLTRFYVRLGASFVYPDDDNTPLKYYVLQDWEFYRTGWDIDENVTWNISGVWRPLPYLGVEAMYIGSPDHSLTITNFRAHPGRDNIEFGFFTTSSANLFVNWYWQDESCLGQPYIGIGVNYTDFYDDELDPEMQRYLKTSGMATGLSKLGIGHSWGASAQIGIDWRLGHGRRWLINAAAMYTDADTDAVVTFPTRPGYGRLYSDIEYNPWTLNLGITYEF from the coding sequence ATGAAAAAGCTCAAGCTGGCCGCTTCCCTGGCGTTGCTGTCTCCCGCGCTGACGCTGGCGCAGATTCCTGTTTCCGATGTTGATCTCACCCGGTTTTATGTCCGCCTGGGTGCCAGCTTTGTCTATCCGGACGACGACAACACGCCCCTCAAATACTACGTACTGCAGGATTGGGAGTTTTATCGCACCGGTTGGGATATCGACGAGAACGTGACCTGGAATATTTCCGGTGTCTGGCGACCGCTGCCGTATCTCGGTGTGGAGGCGATGTATATCGGCAGTCCGGACCACTCGCTGACCATCACCAACTTTCGCGCCCATCCCGGGCGGGACAATATCGAGTTCGGTTTTTTTACCACGTCCTCCGCCAATCTGTTCGTCAACTGGTACTGGCAGGACGAAAGCTGCCTGGGGCAGCCGTATATCGGCATCGGCGTCAATTACACGGATTTTTATGACGACGAGTTGGACCCAGAAATGCAGCGTTACCTGAAAACCAGCGGCATGGCCACCGGGCTATCCAAATTGGGTATTGGCCATTCCTGGGGCGCCAGTGCGCAAATTGGTATCGACTGGCGACTGGGCCATGGAAGACGCTGGCTTATCAATGCTGCGGCGATGTATACCGACGCCGATACCGATGCCGTAGTGACCTTCCCCACCAGACCGGGCTACGGCCGGCTCTACTCGGATATCGAGTACAACCCCTGGACCCTGAATCTCGGCATCACCTACGAATTTTAA
- a CDS encoding FadR/GntR family transcriptional regulator, giving the protein MKSDFVGNNRRIYQQVVEKMLVLLDSGEYPPGVRLPSERELSEMFDVSRPSIREAIIALEVMGRVSVRTGSGVYVIQPVSVFADSKDFSPFELTEARVLVEGEAAALAATMITEEQLEDLRMAYRDMVRENEAGNLTSERADRKFHEVISRATNNRVLMSSIDRLWDIQEHSPDIQAVHKSVCKKDGQKRLAEHKAILQALENHDACAARKAMRLHFSRSLNALHDASEAQAVEVVRREVSERRKRFSIDRLGETTGF; this is encoded by the coding sequence ATGAAAAGCGATTTTGTTGGAAATAACCGCCGAATTTATCAGCAGGTGGTAGAAAAAATGCTGGTACTGTTGGATAGCGGCGAATACCCCCCGGGGGTGCGCCTGCCTTCTGAGCGCGAGTTGTCTGAAATGTTTGACGTCAGCCGACCCAGTATTCGGGAAGCCATCATCGCACTGGAAGTCATGGGGCGGGTTTCGGTACGGACCGGCTCCGGTGTTTACGTCATTCAGCCCGTGAGCGTGTTCGCCGACAGCAAGGATTTCAGCCCCTTTGAACTGACCGAGGCCCGGGTTCTGGTGGAGGGCGAGGCGGCGGCACTCGCGGCAACCATGATTACCGAGGAGCAGTTGGAAGACTTGCGAATGGCCTATCGGGATATGGTGCGGGAGAATGAAGCGGGAAACCTCACTTCCGAACGGGCTGACCGCAAGTTTCACGAGGTGATTTCCCGGGCCACCAACAACCGGGTATTGATGAGTAGCATCGACAGGTTGTGGGATATTCAGGAGCATTCACCGGATATTCAGGCGGTACACAAATCCGTGTGTAAAAAGGACGGGCAAAAGCGTCTGGCCGAGCACAAGGCAATTTTGCAGGCACTGGAAAATCACGACGCCTGTGCGGCACGCAAGGCCATGCGCCTGCACTTCAGTCGTTCCCTCAACGCCCTGCACGATGCTTCTGAAGCGCAGGCAGTGGAAGTGGTGCGCAGGGAAGTGTCCGAACGCCGCAAGCGCTTTTCCATCGACCGCCTGGGCGAAACTACCGGCTTCTGA